A single region of the Candidatus Methylomirabilota bacterium genome encodes:
- a CDS encoding cupin domain-containing protein, giving the protein MADMKVIRLADTEIVKFGPDAVYQLILGDDAGTTPIRTGIQTSQPGYVAPVHSHPYMEVLHVLDGSAEAWMDGREDDKVRLEKGDTIALPPNVPHSFRVVGDQVLRLLGTHVSPRRIVEYKDGRATDARGYQTLDG; this is encoded by the coding sequence ATGGCTGACATGAAGGTGATTCGTCTCGCCGACACCGAGATCGTCAAGTTCGGTCCGGACGCCGTCTACCAGCTCATCCTCGGCGACGATGCGGGCACGACGCCGATACGAACCGGTATTCAGACGTCCCAGCCCGGGTATGTCGCGCCGGTGCATTCGCACCCCTACATGGAAGTCCTGCACGTCCTCGACGGCTCCGCCGAGGCCTGGATGGATGGCCGGGAGGATGACAAGGTCCGGCTGGAAAAGGGCGACACCATCGCGCTGCCTCCGAACGTCCCGCACAGCTTCCGCGTCGTCGGCGATCAGGTGCTGAGGCTCCTGGGCACCCACGTGTCACCCAGGCGGATCGTGGAGTACAAGGACGGCCGTGCGACCGATGCAAGGGGCTACCAGACCCTCGACGGCTGA
- a CDS encoding TIGR03618 family F420-dependent PPOX class oxidoreductase: MSLDDPAIQTFLGTKQIALLATVRADGAPLAMPMWFLHDAATVTMISVEGTQKVRNLRRDPRVCVVAEAGGGGGDIRGVTVLGRAEFLADGPERRALIERFHEKYPRLATLWGGRAMPANRVMFRIAPERVKSWGLA; the protein is encoded by the coding sequence ATGAGCCTCGACGATCCGGCCATCCAGACATTCCTCGGGACCAAGCAGATCGCGCTGCTCGCCACTGTGCGGGCAGACGGCGCGCCGCTCGCGATGCCGATGTGGTTCCTCCACGACGCGGCGACCGTGACCATGATCAGCGTCGAGGGCACACAGAAGGTCCGCAACCTGCGCCGTGACCCTCGGGTCTGCGTGGTGGCCGAGGCCGGCGGTGGGGGCGGGGACATACGCGGCGTGACCGTCCTCGGGCGCGCGGAGTTTCTGGCCGACGGCCCCGAGCGGCGCGCCCTCATCGAGCGCTTCCACGAGAAATACCCCCGCCTGGCGACCCTGTGGGGTGGTCGGGCGATGCCTGCGAACCGCGTGATGTTCAGGATCGCGCCTGAACGGGTGAAGAGTTGGGGGCTTGCCTGA
- a CDS encoding PPOX class F420-dependent oxidoreductase has product MVAAGVAELDRARYISLATYRLNGAEVATPVWFAAADGRLYVFTAEQSGKVKRLRHSQRARVAPSDARGRVRGEWREATARILTEPRSIERAYAALQAKYGWQMRLTNLLSRLTGRINHRAWLEIQL; this is encoded by the coding sequence ATGGTAGCAGCCGGCGTCGCCGAACTCGATCGGGCCCGCTACATAAGCTTGGCCACATACCGCCTTAACGGCGCCGAGGTCGCGACGCCTGTCTGGTTCGCCGCGGCCGACGGCAGGCTCTACGTGTTCACCGCCGAGCAATCGGGCAAGGTCAAGCGGCTGCGGCATTCCCAGCGGGCGCGGGTCGCGCCTTCGGATGCGCGCGGTCGGGTTCGTGGCGAGTGGCGGGAGGCCACCGCGCGCATCCTGACGGAGCCCCGCTCGATCGAGCGCGCCTACGCGGCGCTTCAGGCAAAGTACGGCTGGCAGATGCGCCTGACCAACCTGCTCTCACGCCTGACCGGCCGCATCAACCACCGCGCCTGGCTCGAAATCCAGTTATAG
- a CDS encoding amidohydrolase family protein: MRTIDIHAHVVPQSLWRAADAGAAWYGYRHEPGEGIGTVVGNGKRTGFTSPKVRFTAEERMEDMDAQGVDVQVISIHTPFFGYHLDPAQGRQLAREVNDEIAGMTRRWPRRFAGLATLPVQDVKAAINELERAVTVLGLKGAELDTQVNGLQWDEPKFLPFFKAAEAMGAVLFFHPQPQHNFLMERTPRDGLFNSLGVILDDAIVVAILIAGGVLEACPNLRVCIAHGGGPACYAMGRLDRGWQGRPEARRIPQPPSAYQRRLYYDCVTGSEAALRFLLDQVGADRVVLGSDWPFVPWHPSPVAWVKGLESLTQDEKERILWRNLEALLGMQEDSHG; this comes from the coding sequence ATGCGCACGATCGACATTCACGCTCATGTCGTCCCCCAGTCGCTGTGGCGCGCCGCCGACGCCGGCGCTGCGTGGTACGGCTATCGGCACGAGCCGGGCGAGGGCATCGGCACCGTCGTGGGCAACGGCAAGCGCACCGGCTTCACCTCGCCCAAGGTGCGCTTCACGGCGGAAGAGCGGATGGAAGACATGGACGCGCAGGGCGTCGACGTCCAGGTCATCTCGATCCACACGCCGTTCTTCGGCTACCACCTCGACCCCGCGCAGGGCCGGCAGCTCGCGCGGGAGGTCAACGACGAGATCGCGGGCATGACGCGCCGGTGGCCCCGGCGCTTCGCCGGCCTCGCCACGCTGCCGGTGCAGGACGTCAAGGCGGCGATCAACGAGTTGGAGCGCGCGGTGACCGTCCTCGGCCTCAAGGGCGCCGAGCTCGACACGCAGGTAAACGGCCTACAGTGGGACGAGCCGAAGTTCCTGCCGTTCTTCAAGGCCGCCGAGGCGATGGGCGCCGTGCTCTTCTTCCACCCGCAGCCGCAGCATAACTTCCTCATGGAGAGGACCCCGCGCGACGGCCTCTTCAACAGCCTCGGTGTCATCCTCGACGACGCGATCGTCGTCGCGATCCTGATCGCGGGCGGCGTCCTCGAAGCGTGTCCCAATCTCCGCGTCTGCATCGCCCACGGCGGCGGCCCGGCGTGCTACGCGATGGGACGCCTCGACCGCGGCTGGCAGGGCCGCCCCGAGGCTCGCCGCATCCCCCAGCCGCCGAGCGCCTACCAGCGGCGCCTCTACTACGACTGCGTCACGGGCAGCGAGGCCGCGCTGCGCTTCCTGCTCGACCAGGTCGGCGCCGACCGGGTGGTGCTCGGCAGCGACTGGCCGTTCGTTCCGTGGCATCCTTCTCCCGTCGCCTGGGTCAAGGGGCTCGAGAGCCTGACCCAGGACGAGAAGGAGCGCATCCTCTGGCGAAACCTCGAGGCCCTGCTGGGCATGCAGGAGGACTCTCATGGCTGA
- a CDS encoding glucose 1-dehydrogenase, which produces MRLGGKVALITGGASGMGQSEAVIFAKEGAKVVVADVLEAEGRQVADGLGGMGRFVRLDVTSEPAWQEAIAATLSQFGKLDVLVNNAGISGTFDPDPLSTSAWDRLMEVNAKGVFLGMKHAIPVMEKAGGGAIVNISSVSGFVGQKGIHMAYNASKGAVRLMTKSAAVQYARSGIRVNSVHPGVMPAMRTSKATADPAFREKMLAGVPMRRPGRVEEVAYAVLFLASDEASYITGTELVVDGGWLAV; this is translated from the coding sequence ATGAGACTCGGAGGAAAAGTCGCGCTGATCACGGGCGGGGCCAGCGGCATGGGCCAGAGCGAGGCCGTCATCTTTGCCAAAGAAGGGGCGAAGGTGGTTGTGGCCGATGTGCTCGAGGCGGAAGGGCGGCAGGTCGCGGACGGCCTGGGCGGGATGGGTCGCTTCGTCCGCCTGGACGTGACGAGCGAGCCGGCCTGGCAGGAGGCGATCGCGGCCACGCTCTCGCAGTTCGGCAAGCTCGACGTCTTGGTCAACAATGCCGGCATCAGCGGGACCTTCGATCCGGACCCCCTGAGCACCTCTGCCTGGGACCGGCTCATGGAGGTCAATGCCAAGGGCGTCTTTCTCGGAATGAAGCACGCGATTCCGGTGATGGAAAAGGCCGGCGGCGGCGCCATCGTGAACATCTCGTCGGTCTCCGGCTTCGTGGGCCAGAAGGGGATACACATGGCCTACAACGCCTCGAAAGGCGCCGTGCGGCTCATGACCAAGTCGGCCGCGGTGCAGTACGCCCGGAGCGGCATCCGCGTGAACTCGGTGCATCCGGGCGTCATGCCGGCGATGCGCACGTCCAAGGCCACCGCCGATCCCGCGTTCCGCGAGAAGATGCTCGCGGGCGTGCCCATGCGGCGCCCGGGCCGCGTGGAGGAAGTCGCGTACGCCGTGCTCTTCCTGGCCTCTGACGAGGCCTCGTACATCACCGGCACGGAGCTGGTCGTCGACGGCGGCTGGCTCGCCGTATGA
- a CDS encoding TauD/TfdA family dioxygenase, with product MIEVRRLGPQIGAEVQGIDVKTLDDGGFAVIYRAWLDSNVLVVRDQDLQIEDFLRYSRRFGLVQPHPSKATRHPTYPEITLLGVNKFGPDGALDMAIYRRGAEGWHTDGAYDQEPFKATQLYALAVPSTGGDTHFASMYAAYDALPQALQRRLDGVLGAFTYGGRRKATALLNKEDRDWTPVFHPIIRTHPETGRKGLYFDPGKILRIEGLDERESDEMIEELTGRMIQPDAEYRHKWRKGDIVIWDNRCSYHRAAGDYPPEEDRIHWRVSIKEHAAAGRVAAK from the coding sequence ATGATCGAGGTTCGCCGCCTGGGGCCACAAATCGGCGCCGAGGTCCAGGGAATCGACGTCAAGACGCTCGACGACGGGGGCTTCGCCGTGATCTATCGGGCGTGGCTCGATAGCAACGTCCTCGTGGTTCGGGACCAGGACCTCCAGATCGAAGACTTCCTGCGCTACAGCCGCCGCTTCGGGCTCGTCCAGCCGCACCCGTCGAAGGCGACCCGCCACCCCACCTATCCCGAGATCACCCTGCTGGGCGTCAACAAGTTCGGGCCGGACGGCGCGCTCGACATGGCCATCTATCGACGCGGCGCCGAAGGATGGCACACCGACGGCGCGTACGATCAGGAGCCGTTCAAGGCGACCCAGCTCTATGCCCTCGCCGTTCCCAGCACCGGCGGCGACACGCACTTCGCCAGCATGTACGCGGCGTACGATGCGCTGCCGCAGGCGCTCCAGCGGCGTCTTGACGGCGTTCTGGGGGCCTTCACCTATGGCGGCCGCCGGAAGGCGACGGCGTTGCTGAACAAAGAGGACCGCGACTGGACGCCCGTCTTCCATCCGATCATCCGCACTCATCCCGAGACCGGGCGGAAGGGGCTCTACTTCGATCCCGGCAAGATCCTGCGCATCGAGGGTCTCGACGAGCGCGAGAGCGACGAGATGATCGAGGAGCTGACCGGCCGCATGATCCAACCCGACGCCGAGTACCGCCACAAATGGCGCAAGGGCGACATCGTCATCTGGGACAACCGCTGCTCGTACCACAGGGCGGCGGGCGACTACCCGCCCGAGGAAGACCGCATCCATTGGCGCGTCTCGATCAAGGAGCACGCCGCCGCGGGCAGGGTCGCCGCCAAGTAG